The Henckelia pumila isolate YLH828 unplaced genomic scaffold, ASM3356847v2 CTG_461:::fragment_3, whole genome shotgun sequence genome window below encodes:
- the LOC140871348 gene encoding 1-deoxy-D-xylulose-5-phosphate synthase 1, chloroplastic isoform X1, whose translation MVGVSCYNPSRVNAHIRKNPRFLYPKVEFSDVSFRFITDLSRLDAYPSLASTSNSKEYAGRIHSLSNDKTGSSNEKAPTPLLDMIENPMKLKSLTLKELKQLAGELRSEISSMMSKTQKPFKASLSVAELTVAIHHVFHAPIDKILWDMEDHTHAHKLLTGRRSLQPKVRQENGFYNDACQSDFDPFGVGHGCNSISSGLGMAVARDIKGKRERIVTVISNETTMAGQVYEAMSNAGYLDSNMIVILVDSYHSLHPKLERASETSISPLSSLMSKLQSSKFFRRWREFAKALTKKVGGGMHEWAAKIDEYVRGMMGPPGSTLFEELGLYYIGPIDGHNVEDLVCVLHEVASLDSMGPVLVHVITKEDCKVKDNQESKMSEQHHEGSFNNEVLLPRNSRTWTYSDHFVEALITEADRNDDIVVIHAGMGMETAFQSLKNELADRFFDVGMAEQHAVTFAAGLSRGGLKPFCIISSAFLQRAYDQVVHDIDRQNIPVRFAITSAGLVGSEGATHSGAFDITFMSCLPNMVVMAPSDEIELSRMVSASVHINDRPVCFRYPRGAIAQMEPNSYINDPIEIGKGRILVEGKHIALLGYGSMVQNCLRAHSLLAKLGIDVTVADARFCKPLDINLVRTLCKNHNFLITVEEGSIGGFGAHVAQFIALDGLLDVGIKWRPMTLPDNYIEGASPNDQLAIAGLTGNHIAATALNLLGRTRDALLLMC comes from the exons ATGGTAGGCGTTTCTTGTTATAACCCATCGAGGGTTAATGCCCATATCCGTAAAAATCCCAGATTTTTGTATCCCAAAGTGGAATTCTCTGATGTTAGTTTTCGTTTCATCACGGATCTTTCGAGATTGGATGCTTACCCAAGTTTAGCTTCTACTTCTAATTCCAAG GAATATGCTGGTCGTATACATTCTTTATCAAATGATAAGACTGGTTCTTCGAACGAGAAGGCGCCGACACCCCTACTCGATATGATTGAGAATCCCATGAAATTAAAATCTCTAACTTTAAAG GAATTGAAACAATTAGCTGGTGAACTTCGATCAGAAATATCTTCCATGAtgtcaaaaactcaaaaacctTTTAAAGCTAGTCTATCCGTTGCAGAACTAACAGTTGCTATTCATCATGTTTTTCATGCCCCTATAGACAAGATACTATGGGACATGGAGGACCAT ACGCACGCTCATAAGCTTCTCACAGGGCGGAGATCCCTCCAACCCAAAGTTAGGCAGGAAAATGGTTTTTATAATGATGCTTGTCAAAGTGACTTCGACCCTTTTGGAGTTGGCCATGGATGCAACAGTATCTCTTCTGGACTTG GAATGGCAGTGGCACGAGATATTAAAGGAAAAAGAGAACGTATAGTTACGGTGATAAGCAATGAAACAACCATGGCCGGTCAGGTTTATGAGGCCATGAGCAATGCAGGTTACTTGGATTCAAATATGATTGTAATATTAGTTGACAGTTATCATTCTTTACACCCAAAACTTGAGCGTGCCTCAGAAACTTCAATAAGCCCTTTGTCTAGTCTTATGAGTAAGCTGCAGTCAAGTAAATTTTTCAGGAGATGGAGAGAATTTGCTAAG GCTCTAACAAAAAAGGTGGGTGGTGGAATGCATGAGTGGGCTGCCAAAATTGACGAATATGTACGTGGTATGATGGGTCCTCCTGGATCAACTCTATTTGAGGAGCTCGGTTTGTACTATATTGGCCCAATTGATGGCCACAACGTTGAAGATCTTGTATGTGTATTGCATGAAGTGGCATCTTTGGACTCGATGGGTCCTGTATTGGTTCACGTCATAACAAAGGAAGACTGCAAAGTAAAAGATAACCAGGAGAGTAAAATGTCGGAACAACATCATGAAG GTTCCTTCAATAATGAAGTATTGTTACCAAGGAATTCTCGAACATGGACGTATAGCGATCACTTTGTAGAGGCTTTAATTACAGAGGCGGATCGAAATGATGATATAGTGGTTATTCATGCTGGGATGGGAATGGAAACAGCTTTTCAATCATTGAAAAATGAACTTGCAGACAGATTTTTCGATGTTGGCATGGCTGAGCAGCATGCAGTTACATTTGCAGCTGGTCTGTCACGTGGGGGATTGAAACCTTTTTGCATAATTTCATCAGCCTTCCTTCAGAGAGCATATGATCAG GTGGTTCATGACATAGATCGGCAAAATATCCCAGTGCGTTTCGCAATCACAAGCGCAGGACTAGTGGGGTCTGAGGGTGCAACACATTCTGGGGCATTTGACATAACATTTATGTCGTGTTTACCAAACATGGTTGTGATGGCACCTTCTGATGAAATCGAACTCTCTCGTATGGTTTCAGCTTCTGTCCATATTAACGATAGGCCAGTTTGTTTTCGATATCCTAGAGGTGCCATTGCTCAGATGGAGCCCAATTCATACATCAATGATCCCATTGAG ATTGGCAAAGGGAGAATACTCGTTGAGGGTAAACATATAGCTCTTCTTGGTTATGGTTCAATGGTGCAAAATTGCCTTAGAGCTCATTCTCTTCTTGCAAAACTTGGCATTGATGTTACCGTTGCTGATGCAAGATTCTGCAAACCACTTGATATAAATCTTGTGAGGACGTTATGCAAGAACCATAACTTCCTTATTACAGTCGAGGAGGGTTCTATCGGTGGATTTGGCGCACACGTTGCTCAATTCATTGCACTTGATGGGCTTCTTGATGTCGGAATTAAG TGGCGACCCATGACTCTGCCGGACAACTATATCGAGGGTGCATCACCAAATGACCAGCTTGCGATCGCTGGTCTCACGGGCAATCACATTGCTGCAACTGCATTGAATCTTCTGGGTCGAACTCGAGATGCTCTGCTCTTAATGTGTTAG
- the LOC140871348 gene encoding 1-deoxy-D-xylulose-5-phosphate synthase 1, chloroplastic isoform X2: MEYAGRIHSLSNDKTGSSNEKAPTPLLDMIENPMKLKSLTLKELKQLAGELRSEISSMMSKTQKPFKASLSVAELTVAIHHVFHAPIDKILWDMEDHTHAHKLLTGRRSLQPKVRQENGFYNDACQSDFDPFGVGHGCNSISSGLGMAVARDIKGKRERIVTVISNETTMAGQVYEAMSNAGYLDSNMIVILVDSYHSLHPKLERASETSISPLSSLMSKLQSSKFFRRWREFAKALTKKVGGGMHEWAAKIDEYVRGMMGPPGSTLFEELGLYYIGPIDGHNVEDLVCVLHEVASLDSMGPVLVHVITKEDCKVKDNQESKMSEQHHEGSFNNEVLLPRNSRTWTYSDHFVEALITEADRNDDIVVIHAGMGMETAFQSLKNELADRFFDVGMAEQHAVTFAAGLSRGGLKPFCIISSAFLQRAYDQVVHDIDRQNIPVRFAITSAGLVGSEGATHSGAFDITFMSCLPNMVVMAPSDEIELSRMVSASVHINDRPVCFRYPRGAIAQMEPNSYINDPIEIGKGRILVEGKHIALLGYGSMVQNCLRAHSLLAKLGIDVTVADARFCKPLDINLVRTLCKNHNFLITVEEGSIGGFGAHVAQFIALDGLLDVGIKWRPMTLPDNYIEGASPNDQLAIAGLTGNHIAATALNLLGRTRDALLLMC; this comes from the exons ATG GAATATGCTGGTCGTATACATTCTTTATCAAATGATAAGACTGGTTCTTCGAACGAGAAGGCGCCGACACCCCTACTCGATATGATTGAGAATCCCATGAAATTAAAATCTCTAACTTTAAAG GAATTGAAACAATTAGCTGGTGAACTTCGATCAGAAATATCTTCCATGAtgtcaaaaactcaaaaacctTTTAAAGCTAGTCTATCCGTTGCAGAACTAACAGTTGCTATTCATCATGTTTTTCATGCCCCTATAGACAAGATACTATGGGACATGGAGGACCAT ACGCACGCTCATAAGCTTCTCACAGGGCGGAGATCCCTCCAACCCAAAGTTAGGCAGGAAAATGGTTTTTATAATGATGCTTGTCAAAGTGACTTCGACCCTTTTGGAGTTGGCCATGGATGCAACAGTATCTCTTCTGGACTTG GAATGGCAGTGGCACGAGATATTAAAGGAAAAAGAGAACGTATAGTTACGGTGATAAGCAATGAAACAACCATGGCCGGTCAGGTTTATGAGGCCATGAGCAATGCAGGTTACTTGGATTCAAATATGATTGTAATATTAGTTGACAGTTATCATTCTTTACACCCAAAACTTGAGCGTGCCTCAGAAACTTCAATAAGCCCTTTGTCTAGTCTTATGAGTAAGCTGCAGTCAAGTAAATTTTTCAGGAGATGGAGAGAATTTGCTAAG GCTCTAACAAAAAAGGTGGGTGGTGGAATGCATGAGTGGGCTGCCAAAATTGACGAATATGTACGTGGTATGATGGGTCCTCCTGGATCAACTCTATTTGAGGAGCTCGGTTTGTACTATATTGGCCCAATTGATGGCCACAACGTTGAAGATCTTGTATGTGTATTGCATGAAGTGGCATCTTTGGACTCGATGGGTCCTGTATTGGTTCACGTCATAACAAAGGAAGACTGCAAAGTAAAAGATAACCAGGAGAGTAAAATGTCGGAACAACATCATGAAG GTTCCTTCAATAATGAAGTATTGTTACCAAGGAATTCTCGAACATGGACGTATAGCGATCACTTTGTAGAGGCTTTAATTACAGAGGCGGATCGAAATGATGATATAGTGGTTATTCATGCTGGGATGGGAATGGAAACAGCTTTTCAATCATTGAAAAATGAACTTGCAGACAGATTTTTCGATGTTGGCATGGCTGAGCAGCATGCAGTTACATTTGCAGCTGGTCTGTCACGTGGGGGATTGAAACCTTTTTGCATAATTTCATCAGCCTTCCTTCAGAGAGCATATGATCAG GTGGTTCATGACATAGATCGGCAAAATATCCCAGTGCGTTTCGCAATCACAAGCGCAGGACTAGTGGGGTCTGAGGGTGCAACACATTCTGGGGCATTTGACATAACATTTATGTCGTGTTTACCAAACATGGTTGTGATGGCACCTTCTGATGAAATCGAACTCTCTCGTATGGTTTCAGCTTCTGTCCATATTAACGATAGGCCAGTTTGTTTTCGATATCCTAGAGGTGCCATTGCTCAGATGGAGCCCAATTCATACATCAATGATCCCATTGAG ATTGGCAAAGGGAGAATACTCGTTGAGGGTAAACATATAGCTCTTCTTGGTTATGGTTCAATGGTGCAAAATTGCCTTAGAGCTCATTCTCTTCTTGCAAAACTTGGCATTGATGTTACCGTTGCTGATGCAAGATTCTGCAAACCACTTGATATAAATCTTGTGAGGACGTTATGCAAGAACCATAACTTCCTTATTACAGTCGAGGAGGGTTCTATCGGTGGATTTGGCGCACACGTTGCTCAATTCATTGCACTTGATGGGCTTCTTGATGTCGGAATTAAG TGGCGACCCATGACTCTGCCGGACAACTATATCGAGGGTGCATCACCAAATGACCAGCTTGCGATCGCTGGTCTCACGGGCAATCACATTGCTGCAACTGCATTGAATCTTCTGGGTCGAACTCGAGATGCTCTGCTCTTAATGTGTTAG